A window from Bufo bufo chromosome 1, aBufBuf1.1, whole genome shotgun sequence encodes these proteins:
- the LOC120995487 gene encoding olfactory receptor 5V1-like, which yields MVNNCSVIEFILLGFPSLVPVQITLFYILLMFYMLTLSGNFLIILVTSASKALHTPMYFFLWNLSVLEIFYTSVTIPKMLLNFILGTTSITFNACMSQVFFFIALGSIECTLLAVMAYDRYVAICNPLQYVLIMNSTTCKGLVGGSWISGFLNSMVHTVCTFQLPFCSSNMINQFFCDIPPLLKVACGNTFPSEVVLFTVGGAYGFGSFLSTIISYIHIISTILEIKSTEGRKKAFSTCTSHLTVVTLFFGTSFSAYLKPTSKYSSGEGKLVPVFYAVITPTLNPIIYTLRNKEFKNAFRKIMGLKF from the coding sequence ATGGTTAATAACTGCTCAGTGATTGAATTTATTCTTCTTGGGTTTCCATCTCTCGTCCCTGTGCAAATAACATTATTTTATATACTTCTTATGTTTTACATGTTAACACTTAGTGGAAATTTCCTCATCATCCTTGTAACTTCAGCCTCTAAAGCCCTTCACACTCCAATGTATTTTTTTCTATGGAATTTATCTGTTCTTGAGATCTTCTACACATCTGTTACCATTCCAAAAATGCTTCTTAACTTCATACTGGGGACCACCTCCATCACATTTAATGCGTGCATGTCACAAGTGTTTTTTTTCATTGCACTTGGCAGCATAGAGTGCACATTACTTGCAGTAATGGCTTACGACCGATATGTTGCTATATGTAATCCATTACAATATGTCCTGATCATGAACAGTACAACATGTAAAGGACTAGTTGGTGGTTCCTGGATCAGTGGCTTCCTTAATTCTATGGTCCACACTGTCTGTACATTCCAATTACCCTTCTGCTCCTCCAACATGATAAACCAGTTCTTCTGTGACATCCCGCCATTGCTGAAGGTGGCTTGTGGCAATACGTTTCCCAGTGAGGTTGTTCTTTTCACGGTTGGAGGAGCTTATGGTTTTGGCTCATTTCTTTCAACCATAATATCCTACATCCACATTATCTCCACAATTTTGGAAATTAAATCTACAGAAGGTCGGAAGAAGGCCTTCTCTACCTGTACATCCCATCTTACTGTTGTAACATTATTCTTCGGGACATCTTTTTCTGCCTATCTGAAGCCTACATCTAAGTATTCATCGGGAGAAGGAAAGCTGGTTCCTGTGTTTTATGCTGTTATTACACCTACCCTAAATCCAATAATATACACATTAAGGAATAAGGAATTTAAAAATGCATTTAGGAAAATTATGGGGTTGAAATTTTAG